The nucleotide window GCACCATTTCTGACGGGACAATCGGATGAGAAGCTGGAACAACTGAGGGACTCGGAACTAACCAATATACAGCTGTTTGTGTGATGGGTGCCGGGGGCAAAGCGGCCGATTGGCCGCCTTTTGCGTCCCGCGAAATCGGCCTCTCACCCGCCGAGGCGGTCGATAATCTTGTCCTCTACCTACGACCTGCGGCCCCGGCCGCCGGTCTTTGCCGGTGGGCGCCCCGTGGCCGTCTTTTCCCGCCGCGCGGTCTACCGGCCGGTGGCTGCCCGGCCTGCTTGGGCTGCTTCCCCTTGGTTTTCTTCTTCCCCGGGGCGGCGGCCGCCTTCTGCTCCCGGATTTTCAGGCTCCGTCGCGGCGCCACCTCGGGGAATTCCGCCAGGGTCCGCCGGGGGATGGGATAGGTGAGGAGCTTTTCAATAGCGGCCAGCAGAACCTTTTCCTCGGGCGCCACCAGGGAAATGGCCTCGCCGCTTTCCCCGGCGCGGCCGGTGCGGCCGATCCGGTGCACGTAATCCTCCGGGACCTGGGGCAGATCGTAGTTCACCACGTGGGGGAGCCGCTCGATGTCCAAACCCCGGGCTGCCACATCAGTTGCCACCAGCACCCGCAGCTCACCCTCCCTGAACTGGGACAGGGTACGGTTCCGGATCGACTGGCTCTTATTGCTGTGGATGGCAGCGGTCTTGATCCCGTCGTAGAGGAGCTCCTCGGTCAGCTTGTCGGCGCCGTAACGGGTCCGGACAAAGACCAGCACGCGGTTCCAGCCCCCTTGGCGGATCAGGAAGGAGATCATTTCCCGTTTGCGGCTCTTTTCCACCATGTACGCTGCCTGCGTTACCGGATCGGC belongs to Geobacter sp. SVR and includes:
- a CDS encoding DEAD/DEAH box helicase, with product MLFDSLGLNSELLSAVASRGYTEPTPIQASAIPAILEGADILGGAQTGTGKTAAFALPIVQMLGEQEITRKRRIPRALVLVPTRELAAQVSNEMNAYARRLSLRSTMIYGGVTIQAQIERLHRGVDIVVATPGRLLDHAERGTVNLSTVQFLVLDEADRMLDLGFIDDIMRVSEYLPKKRQTLLFSATYSASIKRLADDLLDRPRRIEVERKNIAADPVTQAAYMVEKSRKREMISFLIRQGGWNRVLVFVRTRYGADKLTEELLYDGIKTAAIHSNKSQSIRNRTLSQFREGELRVLVATDVAARGLDIERLPHVVNYDLPQVPEDYVHRIGRTGRAGESGEAISLVAPEEKVLLAAIEKLLTYPIPRRTLAEFPEVAPRRSLKIREQKAAAAPGKKKTKGKQPKQAGQPPAGRPRGGKRRPRGAHRQRPAAGAAGRR